The sequence GGCGATAGACTTCAGGTCGAGATGGTTGGTGGGTTCATCGAGGAGCAGTACATCCGGATTACCGAAAAGCGCCTGGGCCAGAAGCACCCGTACCTTGTCACCACCCTCCAGTTCCTTCATCTTTCTGCTACGCAGCTCTTCCGGTATCCCGATGCCGTTTAAAAGCACTGCCGCCTCGGCTTCGGCTTCGTAGCCATTCATTTCGGCAAAATCAGACTCCAGCTCTGCGGAGCGAATGCCGTCTTCATCCGAAAAATCTGCCTTGGCGTAGATCGCCTCCCGTTCGGCCATCACTTTATAGAGCGTGGCGTGACCCATGATGACGGTGGTGAAAACCGTCTCCTCATCGAATGCGAACTGGTCCTGCCGTAATACCGCCAGCCTCTCTCTGCGGCCGATAGCGATTTCACCCTTGTCCGGCTCAACATCACCGGAGAGAATCTTGAGAAAGGTAGATTTCCCCGTGCCGTTGGCGCCGATGAGACCGTAGCAGTTTCCCGAAGTAAACTGGATGTTGACGTCTTTAAAGAGAATCCTCTTGCCGTAGGCGAGGGTTATGTTTGATGCACTTATCATGCTTTGATCTGACTCCTTTTCAAAAAAAAATAAAACCACAAGGAGGGTCCCTGTGGTTTCAGGTGGCTGGTATCTATACTATAAAGCTTGGCATAGCAACCTTTTTCTTAACAGAAATACCGGACGCCTAATGGGGGGGCTAGAGCTGATGATTATAAAAGAGCTGTATCGGGGTGCCGAATTATTACTCCGGCAATAAAATATATAAATAGCTGCAGGGTGAAACCAAAATAAATACAAGAAGACTTCCGGGGCGATATCTCCCCGCGGACGGGGTGTTTTACCCCGTCACCATGGGTGATGCAATGCCTGCAAACTTAAATAGTATATAATATCAATTATTTATGATTTTGGTATTAAAATTGCGATACATTGCCTATCTGAGCGCCGGTCTTTAGAAAAAAGACCTAAACTTTCGGGACGAGGAGGTAAGGCTATGGGTGGTAATACCGCTAACATATATGAACTTCGACCTGTGTCCATTGTGAGGACATTACCTCAAATAAATGATCACAGGTTATTCCAGTTGAAGCTTGAGGACGGAACAACATGGGAGAGTTTCGGCCATCGACCGGGACAGTTTATTGAAGTCTCTATCTTTGGAAAGGGAGAGGCTCCCATCAGTATATCATCGCCATCCACAAGGCTTGATACCCTGGAGATATGTGTTCGGCGCTCCGGAAAAGTGACCAATGCACTTTTCGAAATGGGAAAAGGGTCTACGTTCCACATTCGCGGCCCTTATGGCAGGGGCTTTCCCGTGGAGGAACTAAAGGGTCACAAGCTTCTGCTCATTGCAGGCGGTCTCGGACTTGCCCCTCTTCGCTCCCTTCTTCTCTATTCCCTTGATAAAAGGGATGATTTCGATGAAATCATCCTGATGTATGGAACGAACAACCCTGATAACGTTCTGTTCAAGTATGAACTGTTAAGCTTTTATGACAGGGATGACATTAAGTACCTCTATAGTGTGGACAAAGATGAAGAGGGAATCTGGAAGCAGTATGTGGGTGTTGTGACGGGACTGTTCGATAGGGCTGCCCTGTCTCCGAAAGACACGTATGCCGTTATGTGCGGTCCCCCGATCATGTACCGTTTTGTTCTGCAAAAACTCTTAAGTCTGGGATTTTCTAAAGATCACATCCATATGTCTTTAGAAAGGATGATGAAATGCGGCGTCGGGAAATGCGGCCACTGCGCCATCGGTGACAAATACTGCTGTATGGATGGTCCCGTCTTTCCCTATACCGAAATCGAAAGTATACAGGAGGCAATTTAATGACCAGAACACCGACAGTATGTCCTTTCTGCGGGTGCGGATGCGGCTTCACTCTGGTATCAGAAAACGAAAGGGTGGTAGGTATAGAGCCAAGCCCCTCAAACCCGGTCAATAAGGGGATGCTCTGCGCGAAGGGCTGGAATGCTTATGAGTTCATCCACTCACCCGACAGGCTCACCGTGCCGCTGGTAAGGAAACAAGGAACTCTTGTTGAAAGCACATGGGACGAGGCATTGAGGATCGTCGCTGAGAGATTGACGGATATAAAGTTACGATATGGTCCCCGTGCTTTAGCCTTTCTCAGTTCCGCAAAAGTAACCAATGAAGAGAACTACCTTTTCATGAAGATGGCGCGGGCAGTATTCGGCACCAACAATGTAGACCACTGCGCCCGGCTCTGACACAGCGCAACGGTGGTCGGTCTGGCCGCTACATTTGGATCCGGGGCAATGACAAATTCCATCAATGAATTTGATGATGCCGATCTGTTCCTTGTTACAGGCTCAAACACAACGGCGCAGCACCCGTTGATAGGATCACGCATAATCAATGCGAAAGAGAGGGGGGCAAAGCTTCTTCTCATTGATCCGAGGGAGATACAGCTTGCCCAGTTTGCCGATTTGCATCTGAGGCAAAATATCGGCACCGATGTGGCCGTATTAAACGGTATGATGAACATCATCATCGAAGAAGAACTTTACGATAAGGAGTTTGTCGAAACAAGAACAGAGGGTTTTGATCAACTGAAATCCGTGGTTAGCCGCTATACCCCACGGGTAGTGGAAAAGATATCCGGTGTTCCTGCCCACGACCTGGAAACGGCGGCTCGAATATACGCTACAGCAGATAAGGCCATGATCGTGTATTGCATGGGCATAACCCAGCATACAACGGGTACCGATAATGTGAAAACCTGTGCAAATTTGGCCATGCTCACAGGACACATTGGAAGACCATCCACGGGAGTCAATCCGCTGAGGGGGCAGAACAATGTACAGGGCGCATGCGATATGGGGGCGCTGCCCAACGTATACAGCGGCTATCAGCCGGTTACTGATCCCGCAATTAAGAAAAAGTTCGAGGATGCATGGGGTGTCCAGGGACTTGATGACAAAGCCGGCCTGACCATCACAGACATGATAATAGCTGCGCGGACAGGAGACATCAAAGCCCTCTATATCATGGGAGAAAACCCCATGGTGAGTGACCCCGACACTTCACACATTGAGCATGCCCTCTCCAATCTTGAATTTCTCGTGGTGCAGGATATCTTTCTCTCTGAAACCGCATCCAGGGCGGACGTGGTGCTTCCCGCCGCATCATTTGCCGAAAGGGAAGGGACCTACTCCAATACAGAGAGAAGGGTCCAGCTCTCGAAAAAAGCACTATCACCACCGGGGCTTGC is a genomic window of Deltaproteobacteria bacterium containing:
- a CDS encoding FAD/NAD(P)-binding protein — translated: MGGNTANIYELRPVSIVRTLPQINDHRLFQLKLEDGTTWESFGHRPGQFIEVSIFGKGEAPISISSPSTRLDTLEICVRRSGKVTNALFEMGKGSTFHIRGPYGRGFPVEELKGHKLLLIAGGLGLAPLRSLLLYSLDKRDDFDEIILMYGTNNPDNVLFKYELLSFYDRDDIKYLYSVDKDEEGIWKQYVGVVTGLFDRAALSPKDTYAVMCGPPIMYRFVLQKLLSLGFSKDHIHMSLERMMKCGVGKCGHCAIGDKYCCMDGPVFPYTEIESIQEAI
- the fdhF gene encoding formate dehydrogenase subunit alpha, which codes for MTRTPTVCPFCGCGCGFTLVSENERVVGIEPSPSNPVNKGMLCAKGWNAYEFIHSPDRLTVPLVRKQGTLVESTWDEALRIVAERLTDIKLRYGPRALAFLSSAKVTNEENYLFMKMARAVFGTNNVDHCARLUHSATVVGLAATFGSGAMTNSINEFDDADLFLVTGSNTTAQHPLIGSRIINAKERGAKLLLIDPREIQLAQFADLHLRQNIGTDVAVLNGMMNIIIEEELYDKEFVETRTEGFDQLKSVVSRYTPRVVEKISGVPAHDLETAARIYATADKAMIVYCMGITQHTTGTDNVKTCANLAMLTGHIGRPSTGVNPLRGQNNVQGACDMGALPNVYSGYQPVTDPAIKKKFEDAWGVQGLDDKAGLTITDMIIAARTGDIKALYIMGENPMVSDPDTSHIEHALSNLEFLVVQDIFLSETASRADVVLPAASFAEREGTYSNTERRVQLSKKALSPPGLARPDWEIVCEVSRLAGYAMNYRSPADIMKEINALTPSYAGITYQRLEKCHGIQWPCPNEEHPGTPYLHRDRFSKGLGTFLPCDFKPLAEEPDEEYDFVLTTGRIAYHFHTGTMTRRVSILEREAPEPLIEINPDDAKRLGIRSNDMVELTSRRGSIKAKAEVTTRVPRRVVFSTFHFYEAPVNLLTNPAHDPVAKIPEYKGCAVKVRRCV